The Geminocystis sp. M7585_C2015_104 genome has a window encoding:
- a CDS encoding EAL domain-containing protein, which yields MGEHSNSQHILTIKYGDVVQRISLNQEVYSVGRHSSNKIVIHHPIVSRFHCTILPVKYKGEAQQNLFWIIDGDLKGNRSSNGIFVNGNKILSHELKTGDIIHIGGEEIEMTYEIIEGFKQDSLSVTTPPPIDSEGEVNGLEQKSTLLKKAGSDTTVPEKTKGNGVNFFLNEILFILEQSQYQLSCPQLKISSDNKLIEANDIFRETFPHIELDENQNPFLKNAWLELEKSRKDFSVREVEYEGKIYSQYLRYTPDRKAINSYIFSFCDRYNQEKTLRENEEKYRAIVRQISEGIILVDPATKKIIEANPAYCSLVGYKQEEIVSLRIYDVVATDPEINDNIIGKVQRERLNITQESVHRHRGGSLIDVEVNVSTICYGAKEYICYAVRDITERKMAEGLLYYQASHDWLTRLGNRSLFNDKLQKAIARARRYNGSLAVIFIDLDRFKNINDTLGHDVGDRFLQQVAIRLKNSLTSRDTIARWGGDEFTILLPEITNPEDVAIVAKRIFESFQQPIVVAEYQLYCHLSMGVAIYPQDGETPETLVRNADVALYRSKDNGGNQYQFYNPSMNQRKEDSLHLETHLYRAIENKQLYLVYQPQINIHSGQVVGVEALLRWLHPEWGIISPADFIPIAEETGYINTIGEWVLYTACLDHKRWQEAGLPPIKTAINLSARQCQPSLLPTIKGIIRETQIDPNHLELEITETTIIAHPDLTREILQELTLMGISIAIDDFGAGYSSLSYLKKFPFKKIKIDQSFVGELKEDSPEDVAIISAIITLGKGFNLEVVAEGVENTQQAGLLERLGCKIMQGYLFSKPLLAEEIIPFIKGKI from the coding sequence TTCATCACCCGATAGTATCTCGCTTTCATTGTACCATTTTGCCGGTGAAATACAAGGGAGAAGCACAACAAAATTTGTTTTGGATTATAGACGGGGATTTAAAGGGCAACAGGAGCAGCAATGGAATTTTTGTCAACGGAAATAAAATCCTCTCCCATGAATTAAAAACCGGGGATATAATTCACATTGGCGGAGAGGAAATAGAAATGACCTATGAAATAATTGAGGGATTTAAACAGGATTCACTCTCAGTCACAACACCCCCTCCTATAGACTCAGAAGGGGAAGTAAATGGGTTGGAACAAAAGTCTACCCTGTTGAAAAAGGCGGGTTCTGATACAACAGTGCCTGAAAAAACAAAAGGAAATGGGGTAAATTTCTTCCTAAATGAAATCCTTTTTATTCTTGAACAAAGCCAATACCAGTTATCCTGTCCCCAATTGAAGATTAGTAGCGACAATAAGTTAATAGAAGCCAATGATATTTTCCGAGAGACATTTCCCCATATCGAATTAGACGAAAACCAAAATCCCTTCCTAAAAAATGCATGGCTGGAATTGGAAAAAAGCAGAAAAGATTTCTCAGTGAGGGAGGTGGAATATGAGGGGAAAATATATAGCCAGTATCTGAGATACACCCCAGATAGAAAAGCCATAAATTCCTACATTTTCTCCTTCTGCGACAGATACAATCAGGAGAAGACTCTAAGAGAAAATGAGGAGAAATATAGGGCAATAGTAAGACAAATATCTGAGGGTATTATACTAGTAGATCCGGCTACAAAAAAAATAATAGAAGCCAATCCCGCCTACTGTAGTCTGGTGGGTTATAAACAGGAAGAAATAGTCAGTCTAAGAATATATGACGTGGTGGCCACAGATCCAGAGATAAATGATAATATTATAGGGAAGGTGCAAAGGGAGCGTCTAAATATAACCCAAGAGTCAGTACACCGTCACCGCGGCGGCAGTTTGATAGATGTAGAAGTGAATGTTAGCACAATTTGTTATGGGGCGAAGGAATACATTTGTTATGCGGTGAGGGACATCACGGAGAGAAAAATGGCAGAGGGGTTATTATACTACCAAGCCTCCCATGACTGGCTAACCCGCTTGGGAAACAGGAGTCTATTCAACGATAAACTCCAAAAAGCAATTGCCCGGGCTCGGAGGTATAATGGCAGTCTAGCAGTAATTTTCATCGATTTAGATCGCTTCAAGAATATCAATGATACACTGGGTCATGACGTGGGGGATCGTTTTTTACAGCAAGTAGCCATCAGACTCAAAAATTCTCTAACAAGCCGGGATACAATTGCCAGATGGGGGGGGGATGAGTTTACCATCCTGTTGCCGGAAATAACAAACCCTGAGGATGTTGCCATTGTTGCCAAAAGGATATTTGAAAGCTTTCAACAGCCGATTGTGGTTGCCGAATATCAACTCTACTGTCATCTGAGTATGGGTGTTGCCATATATCCCCAGGATGGCGAAACCCCAGAAACCCTAGTAAGAAATGCGGATGTAGCCTTGTATCGCAGTAAAGACAATGGTGGCAACCAGTATCAATTTTACAACCCCTCCATGAATCAGAGAAAAGAAGACTCCCTGCATTTAGAAACACATCTGTATCGTGCCATCGAAAATAAACAACTATACTTAGTATATCAGCCCCAGATTAATATTCACTCCGGACAAGTAGTAGGAGTAGAAGCCTTACTCCGGTGGCTACATCCCGAGTGGGGGATAATCTCACCGGCAGACTTTATTCCCATTGCCGAAGAAACGGGTTATATTAACACCATTGGCGAGTGGGTTTTATACACAGCTTGTCTAGACCACAAGAGATGGCAAGAAGCTGGCCTACCTCCCATAAAGACAGCCATTAACCTGTCTGCCAGACAGTGTCAACCCAGTTTACTTCCCACCATTAAGGGGATCATCAGAGAAACGCAAATAGATCCAAATCATTTGGAGTTAGAAATAACGGAGACGACTATTATAGCCCATCCCGATTTAACAAGGGAAATATTACAGGAATTGACGTTAATGGGGATTTCAATCGCGATTGACGATTTCGGCGCCGGTTATTCTTCTCTTAGTTATTTGAAGAAATTTCCGTTTAAGAAAATAAAAATAGATCAGAGTTTTGTGGGAGAATTAAAAGAGGATTCTCCGGAAGACGTGGCGATTATTTCAGCAATAATTACCCTAGGGAAGGGATTTAATTTGGAAGTGGTGGCGGAGGGGGTAGAAAATACACAACAGGCTGGCTTACTGGAAAGACTGGGTTGTAAGATAATGCAGGGTTATTTATTCAGTAAGCCTCTGTTGGCAGAGGAGATAATTCCCTTCATAAAAGGCAAAATTTGA
- a CDS encoding ABC transporter permease encodes MSVISSFLGRKKQKISDFLMNVGIAITITFVTMAILAPMLQKWGLIQNPIQSLANPINHPPNGKYWFGTNAQGYDVFSRTIFGTQAAIEVVICATLLSLSIGVPLGLISGYLGGRIDRIILFLMDTIYTLPGLLLSVTLAFVVGRGILNAAIALSISYVPQYYRVIRNQTTSVKTELYVEAAKAMGASAIRILYKHIFLNVVQNIPVLFTLNAADAILILGALGFLGLGLPEDVPEWGHDLKMALDGLPTGVWWSALFPGLAMTILVTGLSLLGEGLSEKLHPHD; translated from the coding sequence ATGTCAGTTATTAGTAGTTTTCTCGGCAGAAAAAAACAGAAAATATCGGATTTTTTAATGAACGTAGGGATTGCTATTACAATTACCTTTGTGACGATGGCGATTCTAGCTCCTATGTTACAAAAATGGGGATTGATTCAAAACCCAATACAATCCCTTGCAAATCCAATAAATCACCCCCCTAATGGCAAATACTGGTTTGGCACAAATGCACAGGGTTATGATGTTTTTTCAAGGACAATTTTTGGTACACAAGCGGCAATTGAGGTGGTGATTTGTGCTACCCTATTGAGTTTAAGTATTGGGGTGCCTCTAGGATTAATTAGTGGGTATTTAGGAGGGAGAATAGATAGAATAATTCTGTTTTTGATGGATACAATCTACACCCTTCCTGGCTTACTGTTATCTGTAACCCTAGCATTTGTGGTGGGGAGGGGAATTCTAAATGCGGCAATAGCCCTATCTATCTCCTATGTCCCCCAATATTATAGGGTTATCAGAAATCAAACCACTAGTGTTAAAACGGAATTGTATGTGGAAGCTGCCAAGGCAATGGGGGCGTCTGCCATCAGGATATTATACAAACATATCTTCCTCAATGTGGTGCAAAACATCCCAGTGCTCTTTACATTAAATGCCGCTGATGCTATCCTGATACTAGGGGCATTAGGTTTTTTGGGACTGGGATTACCCGAAGATGTGCCAGAATGGGGGCATGATTTAAAAATGGCCTTAGACGGATTGCCCACAGGGGTGTGGTGGAGTGCGTTATTCCCTGGCTTAGCAATGACAATACTCGTAACAGGATTGTCTTTGTTGGGGGAGGGGTTGAGTGAAAAATTACACCCCCATGATTAG
- a CDS encoding YciI family protein: MPKYVLFGSYCENALERRIPYRQAHLEGLQKQKEQGILVTIGPTKDNTKVFAIYEAESEDVVRKLVESDPYWQNGIWTEYEIKEWIQVF, from the coding sequence ATGCCAAAATATGTGTTGTTTGGAAGCTATTGTGAAAACGCTCTAGAAAGGAGAATACCATACCGTCAGGCACATTTAGAGGGTTTACAAAAACAAAAAGAACAGGGTATCCTAGTCACCATAGGTCCCACCAAGGATAATACCAAGGTTTTTGCTATTTATGAGGCAGAAAGTGAAGATGTTGTAAGAAAGCTAGTAGAATCAGACCCCTACTGGCAAAATGGTATTTGGACAGAATACGAGATTAAAGAGTGGATTCAGGTTTTCTAA
- a CDS encoding DUF3086 domain-containing protein: MNFENFEDDDDIWEKQNQEGDGSRFNIETNPTGEDSPHQASQETSLSQENLLPQQENPDVDTNTIATETPQQKNTASENIPLTEKSASFQEKKWEDIQLDKESILAEINDLISRKNELIRQQEEISKAIGKIVENGLAELENKRRNLEIAIEKLERRKEKIEQEIKRNFLGISQELAIRLQGFKDYLIGSLQELVAAAEEINLSPPSPTPVEVKPTSPTATVTPATPQFVEKAFREETRQIRRLLDQYRTKPDYYGPPWQLRRTFEPLQAERVATWFFSLGGRGAVPSLSTRLQNILVASAIISILYHLYGDRVRVLLLADTPEKLGEWRRGLQDCLGISRSDFGPNRGVALFETTDALLQRGDRLVAENYLPLVIMDLSDDKVSLSLLKYPLWLAFAPDTRQSPPVSNWT, from the coding sequence ATGAATTTTGAAAACTTCGAGGATGACGATGATATTTGGGAAAAACAAAATCAGGAGGGGGATGGCAGTCGCTTCAATATAGAAACCAATCCAACCGGAGAAGATTCCCCACATCAAGCCAGTCAAGAAACAAGTCTTTCCCAGGAGAATTTATTGCCTCAACAAGAAAATCCCGACGTTGACACAAATACCATAGCCACTGAAACTCCACAACAGAAAAACACCGCTTCCGAGAATATCCCTCTTACCGAAAAAAGTGCCTCTTTTCAAGAGAAAAAATGGGAAGATATCCAATTGGATAAAGAAAGCATATTGGCAGAAATAAATGATTTAATCAGCAGGAAAAATGAGTTGATAAGACAACAGGAGGAGATAAGCAAAGCCATAGGCAAAATAGTAGAAAATGGGTTGGCAGAATTGGAAAACAAGAGAAGAAATCTGGAAATCGCCATAGAGAAATTAGAGAGGAGGAAAGAAAAAATCGAACAGGAAATAAAACGGAATTTCCTAGGGATATCCCAGGAGTTAGCTATCCGACTACAGGGATTTAAAGACTATCTGATAGGCAGTTTGCAAGAATTGGTGGCGGCGGCAGAAGAAATCAACCTATCACCACCCTCGCCAACCCCCGTTGAAGTAAAACCCACCTCACCGACGGCAACAGTGACACCCGCCACACCCCAATTCGTAGAAAAGGCATTTAGGGAAGAAACTAGACAGATTCGTCGTCTTTTAGACCAGTATCGCACAAAACCCGACTATTATGGCCCTCCTTGGCAACTACGTCGCACTTTTGAGCCACTTCAGGCGGAAAGGGTGGCTACTTGGTTTTTCTCCCTCGGCGGTAGAGGAGCAGTACCGAGTCTTTCCACAAGACTACAAAATATACTCGTGGCATCGGCCATCATATCCATCCTATACCATTTATATGGGGACAGGGTGCGTGTGTTGTTACTGGCAGACACACCAGAAAAACTGGGGGAGTGGCGACGGGGTTTGCAAGACTGTCTGGGCATCTCCCGTAGTGATTTTGGCCCAAACCGCGGTGTAGCTCTCTTTGAAACTACTGATGCTTTGCTCCAGAGGGGTGATAGGCTTGTGGCAGAGAATTATCTACCCCTAGTAATCATGGATTTGAGTGATGACAAGGTGAGTCTCTCTCTTTTAAAATACCCCCTCTGGCTTGCCTTTGCACCAGACACTAGACAGTCACCCCCCGTTAGTAACTGGACCTAG
- a CDS encoding DUF3119 family protein produces the protein MGVALTVFLWWLGLLLTLFGIFLFLQTSIIRLRFTPTALEVYRGGAKIRVFPYQDWENWLIFWPGLPIIFYFKEVKSIHLLPIIFDAVTLQECLETHVPAPRRQ, from the coding sequence ATGGGGGTGGCATTAACTGTTTTCCTTTGGTGGTTGGGGTTGTTGCTTACCCTCTTCGGCATTTTTCTTTTTCTTCAAACCAGTATCATTAGACTGCGATTTACACCCACAGCCCTGGAAGTATATCGGGGGGGTGCTAAAATCAGAGTATTCCCCTATCAAGACTGGGAGAATTGGCTAATTTTTTGGCCCGGCCTGCCAATTATATTTTACTTTAAGGAGGTAAAAAGCATTCACTTGTTGCCCATTATTTTTGATGCCGTTACCCTCCAAGAGTGTTTAGAAACTCATGTGCCTGCTCCTAGACGGCAATAA
- a CDS encoding dicarboxylate/amino acid:cation symporter, with the protein MTRNNNSYEFSWNYFVSLFTGITLGIILGGFMPKLGQEVKFLGELFINTLLMLVVPLVMISMITSITSLGDLRQLRGLGYKTIFFYMITTAVAVILGLILVNVIQPGVADTEAERLKIRGGELLADVEYFVNDNKVTIFGGEFKSSWDERYFVLLIDQNITGNISEKIKTNSQTIVVDGWRDARGETVKPSPQGKGIKIDLTVTKKLEEKKETTVAETLKQVIVGLLPRNIFQAMAENDVLPLIVFSLLFGGVLTTVEGGRIIIDFCSTLNTVILKIVDIILLFAPLGICALVAGRLGEAGGWSGFTTDLIFLGRYVFTVFFGLLIHGIVILPLFLYTITKKSPWRYLRRSFPCLMTAFATASSSATIPVTLECVIKNNRVDSRIADFVIPLGATINMDGTALYEAVAAVFIAQIYGIELGLAEAVIVFFTATLAAIGAAGIPEAGLVTMVMVLKAVNLPVEGISLILVIDWFLDRCRTTINVWGDCVVAGIIDSLEKKDSQ; encoded by the coding sequence ATGACTAGAAATAACAACAGTTATGAGTTTTCCTGGAACTATTTTGTAAGTCTGTTTACCGGGATAACATTGGGAATTATCCTGGGAGGATTTATGCCAAAATTGGGGCAAGAAGTAAAGTTTTTGGGAGAGTTATTTATTAACACCCTATTAATGTTGGTAGTGCCACTGGTGATGATTTCAATGATAACAAGTATCACATCCCTGGGAGATTTGCGACAACTGAGAGGATTGGGATATAAAACTATATTTTTCTACATGATAACCACCGCCGTTGCCGTGATTCTGGGATTAATTTTAGTAAATGTAATTCAACCAGGAGTAGCAGATACAGAAGCGGAAAGACTGAAAATAAGAGGAGGAGAATTATTGGCTGATGTTGAATACTTTGTCAACGATAACAAGGTTACCATTTTTGGGGGAGAATTCAAAAGCTCATGGGATGAGCGTTATTTCGTATTATTAATAGACCAAAATATAACCGGCAATATCTCTGAGAAAATAAAGACAAACTCCCAGACAATTGTAGTAGACGGTTGGCGAGATGCCAGAGGAGAAACAGTTAAACCATCCCCCCAGGGAAAGGGTATAAAAATCGATTTGACTGTAACAAAAAAACTAGAGGAAAAAAAAGAAACTACCGTAGCCGAAACCCTAAAACAAGTAATAGTGGGATTATTACCCCGTAATATTTTCCAGGCAATGGCAGAAAATGACGTGTTGCCCCTTATCGTCTTCTCCCTGCTTTTCGGGGGGGTTTTAACTACTGTAGAGGGTGGGAGAATAATAATTGACTTTTGTTCAACCCTCAACACTGTTATTCTAAAAATTGTTGACATTATACTCCTATTTGCCCCATTAGGGATTTGCGCACTAGTCGCCGGCCGTTTAGGAGAAGCGGGTGGGTGGAGTGGTTTCACCACCGACTTAATTTTCCTGGGAAGGTATGTTTTTACCGTTTTCTTCGGCCTTCTTATTCATGGCATAGTCATACTACCCCTATTTCTCTATACTATCACAAAAAAATCCCCATGGCGGTATTTGCGCAGGAGTTTTCCCTGCCTGATGACGGCCTTTGCCACCGCCTCCAGTTCCGCTACCATCCCCGTCACCCTGGAATGTGTCATCAAAAACAATAGGGTGGATAGTAGAATTGCCGATTTTGTAATACCTCTAGGAGCAACAATAAACATGGATGGGACAGCACTATATGAGGCAGTGGCGGCAGTATTCATAGCCCAAATTTATGGGATTGAGTTGGGATTGGCAGAAGCGGTAATTGTCTTTTTTACCGCAACCCTAGCAGCCATTGGCGCAGCCGGCATTCCAGAAGCGGGATTGGTTACCATGGTAATGGTACTAAAGGCCGTTAATCTGCCTGTAGAGGGCATATCTTTAATTCTAGTTATAGATTGGTTTTTAGACCGTTGTCGCACCACCATAAATGTCTGGGGGGACTGTGTGGTGGCAGGCATTATAGACTCCCTAGAAAAGAAAGACAGTCAATAG
- a CDS encoding RNB domain-containing ribonuclease, with protein sequence MKTEIKPRKFREKHLQQAYAINLADYYCQRLPVFGITIDDSNTMDRDDGIWLKELEDGKLELQVSITDVASLIPKDSPIDIEAKKRVITLYHTNPPTPMLPSRLSNDLASLEENKERLAITLFFRLNNQGDVESFTIRETIFTNKKAFSYEEVEKILNNPQDKPEEKLLVKMQKLAKLLALKRGGKSGILTKDGYIDEDGNLIKENANAYQMIAEFMILTNRVVANFLATNKVAALYRTQDVGIEDLELAIKTMGHCLVPAVYDSSPRPHVGLGLRAYTHFTSPLRRFVDLVNHRILKNFLNGQSSPYSLEELSEIAKMVNEFQSKFKIDKSNYMREKKRAELEWQYNNLSEELFKNLSQGELSDLIQYIAIKIKNRCCQRVDLFTRLLELRRGELQTKDYYYIWFVAGIDKFFDDENVDAVSVLLVKSQLEDSVVEYKFEYCELRKKYFAYCYIDGKTTVNPEGDARKNRVKHKAALAAIKSYIRGELTDKPNPIPPPTIEDFITSKLSCKEGKCDIKDLEGKDFSKLIEFCLKTQFDSLVIEEINRRIKSLTVKDLYNIWFVGRLRVCLDDTDVDSLGLNAVSVVLTYSQKENLPLEFKIEYSPSHKQYYAHCYINNLTHPYPQWDSRKNKAKQKASLAYIKSYLENTLTNNPQAIDNLVDTAKNSLILKKPEKPTTRDWVSKLHQLCQKNNWQILNYRFISLNGIFSCVVSLELEGKSLQSQGYGRSKKEAKQCACRVFLIQHQLLE encoded by the coding sequence ATGAAAACAGAAATAAAACCCAGGAAATTTAGGGAAAAGCATTTGCAACAGGCTTACGCCATTAACTTGGCTGATTATTATTGTCAGAGATTGCCTGTATTTGGAATCACTATAGATGATAGCAATACTATGGATAGAGACGATGGCATTTGGTTGAAAGAGTTGGAAGATGGCAAATTGGAATTGCAGGTTAGTATAACTGATGTTGCCAGTCTAATTCCTAAAGATTCTCCCATTGACATAGAGGCGAAAAAAAGAGTAATTACCCTTTATCATACTAATCCTCCTACCCCAATGCTTCCCAGTCGTCTCAGTAATGATTTAGCCTCACTGGAGGAGAATAAGGAAAGATTGGCCATTACTCTATTTTTTAGGTTGAATAATCAGGGAGATGTGGAAAGTTTTACTATCAGAGAAACCATTTTTACCAACAAAAAGGCATTTAGTTATGAAGAGGTGGAGAAGATTCTGAATAATCCCCAGGATAAGCCGGAGGAAAAACTACTAGTTAAGATGCAAAAACTGGCGAAGTTGTTAGCCTTAAAAAGAGGTGGTAAATCGGGTATTTTAACTAAAGACGGCTACATAGATGAAGACGGAAATCTAATAAAAGAAAACGCCAATGCTTACCAGATGATAGCCGAGTTTATGATTCTAACAAACAGGGTGGTAGCTAATTTTCTTGCCACAAATAAAGTAGCAGCACTGTATCGCACTCAGGATGTGGGAATAGAGGATTTAGAATTAGCCATAAAAACCATGGGGCATTGTCTAGTGCCTGCGGTTTATGACTCTTCTCCCAGGCCCCATGTGGGATTAGGATTGAGGGCTTACACCCATTTTACCAGCCCTTTGAGGAGATTTGTTGATTTGGTGAACCACCGCATCCTTAAGAATTTTCTTAATGGGCAATCCTCTCCCTATAGTCTTGAAGAATTATCAGAAATTGCCAAAATGGTCAATGAATTTCAGTCAAAATTCAAGATAGATAAGTCTAATTACATGCGGGAGAAAAAGAGGGCGGAGTTGGAGTGGCAATATAACAATCTTTCAGAGGAATTGTTTAAAAATCTATCCCAAGGGGAGTTGTCAGATTTAATCCAGTATATAGCAATCAAGATAAAGAATAGATGTTGCCAACGAGTGGATTTGTTCACTAGACTTTTAGAATTAAGAAGAGGGGAATTACAGACAAAAGACTATTACTACATCTGGTTTGTAGCAGGAATTGACAAGTTTTTTGACGACGAGAATGTGGATGCCGTTTCAGTGTTGTTAGTCAAATCACAACTGGAAGACTCAGTGGTAGAATACAAATTTGAATATTGTGAGTTAAGGAAGAAATATTTTGCCTACTGTTACATAGACGGGAAGACAACGGTTAATCCGGAGGGAGATGCCAGGAAAAATAGAGTGAAACACAAGGCAGCGTTGGCAGCCATCAAGTCATATATCCGGGGAGAATTGACAGATAAACCCAATCCCATACCTCCCCCAACCATAGAAGACTTTATAACCAGCAAGTTGTCATGCAAGGAGGGGAAATGTGACATCAAAGATTTAGAGGGAAAAGACTTCAGCAAGTTGATAGAATTTTGTCTAAAAACCCAATTTGACAGTCTAGTGATAGAGGAAATTAACAGAAGAATTAAAAGTCTGACAGTGAAAGACTTATACAATATATGGTTTGTGGGGAGACTCAGGGTATGTCTGGATGATACTGATGTAGATTCTCTAGGATTAAATGCAGTTTCTGTGGTGTTAACTTACTCACAAAAAGAAAACCTTCCCCTGGAATTTAAAATAGAATATTCTCCTTCTCACAAACAATATTATGCCCACTGTTATATCAATAATCTAACCCATCCTTATCCCCAATGGGACAGTAGAAAAAATAAAGCCAAACAAAAGGCATCCCTTGCCTACATTAAGAGTTATTTGGAAAACACCCTCACCAATAATCCCCAGGCTATTGACAATCTCGTTGATACTGCCAAAAATAGTCTCATTTTAAAAAAACCGGAAAAACCCACAACTCGAGACTGGGTATCAAAACTCCATCAACTTTGTCAGAAAAACAACTGGCAAATCCTCAATTATAGATTTATAAGCCTCAATGGCATTTTTTCCTGTGTTGTTTCTCTTGAATTGGAGGGGAAATCGCTGCAATCTCAGGGTTATGGAAGAAGCAAAAAAGAGGCAAAACAGTGCGCCTGTAGGGTTTTCCTCATCCAACACCAGTTATTAGAATAA
- a CDS encoding prolipoprotein diacylglyceryl transferase: MEQGIIMQLRSPGPILFQLGPITIRWYGFLIALAVLIGVVLSQQLGRRRQVSPELVADMAMWLVIGAIPMARIYYVLFQWENYAGRPQDIIAIWQGGIAIHGAIIGGIIAGIIFAKINRQSFWQLADIVAPSLILGQAIGRWGNFFNSEAFGTPTDLPWKLYIPPSHRPVEYLEFDYFHPTFLYESIWNFLVFFILIYLFFRVDSNGKKLKKGTIFIVYLIGYSIGRIWIEGLRTDSLMLGGIRVAQLVSLTAIIMGLTALFWLYILKRELPDVIG, translated from the coding sequence ATGGAACAAGGGATAATAATGCAGTTACGTTCTCCTGGTCCAATTTTGTTCCAATTAGGGCCTATAACCATTCGTTGGTATGGATTTCTAATTGCCCTAGCAGTATTAATTGGAGTGGTGTTGTCTCAACAGTTAGGGAGAAGACGTCAGGTGTCACCGGAGTTAGTGGCGGACATGGCGATGTGGTTAGTGATTGGTGCCATTCCCATGGCTAGAATTTATTATGTTTTATTTCAGTGGGAAAACTACGCTGGACGCCCCCAGGATATTATTGCCATATGGCAGGGTGGAATTGCCATTCATGGTGCTATCATTGGTGGTATTATAGCCGGTATAATTTTTGCTAAGATAAACCGTCAGTCCTTTTGGCAATTAGCAGACATTGTGGCTCCTTCTCTCATTTTAGGTCAGGCTATTGGTAGGTGGGGCAATTTTTTTAATTCCGAGGCTTTTGGTACGCCCACTGACCTACCATGGAAATTATATATTCCTCCCAGCCATCGTCCGGTTGAATACCTGGAATTTGACTATTTTCATCCCACTTTTCTTTACGAATCTATTTGGAATTTTTTGGTTTTTTTTATCTTAATATATCTCTTTTTCCGGGTAGATAGTAACGGCAAGAAACTCAAAAAAGGCACTATATTTATTGTGTATTTGATAGGCTATAGTATTGGGAGAATATGGATTGAAGGGCTTAGGACTGATAGTTTAATGCTGGGGGGGATAAGAGTAGCTCAACTGGTTAGTCTGACAGCCATAATAATGGGGTTAACAGCCTTATTTTGGTTGTATATTTTAAAGAGGGAATTGCCCGACGTGATTGGGTAA
- a CDS encoding peroxiredoxin, with protein sequence MWKRIIGLIFIFSSLLCNPSALALGGVQPALNQPAPDFTLPTNRGNETVSLKDYRGKWVVLYFYPQDFTPGCTIEARKFQEDLEKYHQLNAEVIGVSVDSVASHESFCEEEGLQFPLLSDTDGSVSKAYGSFLAGRSLRHTFIINPEGILVAKFLSVRPIIHSKEVLAKLEELSGKRET encoded by the coding sequence ATGTGGAAGCGGATAATTGGACTGATTTTTATATTTTCAAGCCTATTGTGTAACCCCTCGGCATTGGCGTTGGGGGGGGTACAACCGGCCCTGAATCAACCCGCACCAGATTTTACCCTGCCTACCAATAGGGGCAACGAGACGGTGTCGTTAAAAGACTATCGTGGCAAGTGGGTGGTGTTGTATTTCTATCCTCAAGACTTCACTCCCGGTTGTACCATAGAGGCGCGCAAATTCCAGGAGGATTTAGAGAAATACCACCAACTGAATGCAGAGGTGATTGGTGTTAGTGTGGATTCTGTAGCTTCTCATGAGAGTTTCTGCGAGGAGGAGGGATTGCAATTCCCCCTTCTCTCTGACACAGACGGGAGTGTGAGTAAAGCCTACGGTTCTTTCCTAGCGGGTCGTTCACTCCGTCACACCTTCATTATAAACCCTGAGGGCATTCTAGTGGCAAAATTCTTATCAGTAAGGCCTATTATCCACAGCAAGGAGGTTTTGGCAAAACTAGAAGAGTTGTCGGGCAAACGAGAAACATAG